In Symmachiella dynata, the following are encoded in one genomic region:
- a CDS encoding type II secretion system F family protein — MPEFAYTARNMTGEDVVGSITAGSRREALNTLAERALFPVRVDSTEKAKPLFDFKLSMGRKIKAEVLASTLTQLSDLLENGVPLLNSLKLLSEQCAHERMKEVLTAIHDQVVEGAPLDEAFAQHPEVFGELTVSMVRAGSEGAFLEDALKRTADFLELQEEMKSRVKGAMAYPAFLAAAGFVVTVVLIVFFVPKFAELFKQLEKQGGLPTPTVVLLALSDFLGRWGIFLIAGLFALGSYVKKQLAKPAGRHLVDRWKLKIPVAGSIFLGSAVSRFCRVLGTLLRNGVPLLRALEISQDSTGNLVLADAIKASAENISSGDTLSQPLGECGLIPKPVMAMIKIAEESNNLENVLINVADGIDRKIGRQIDIMVRLVEPTMLMVMGTVILFVLVALLLPVFDMSATM; from the coding sequence ATGCCTGAGTTTGCCTATACAGCCCGAAACATGACCGGCGAAGACGTGGTGGGTTCCATCACTGCCGGCAGCCGCCGCGAAGCGCTCAATACGCTCGCTGAGCGCGCATTGTTTCCGGTTCGTGTAGACAGCACAGAAAAGGCCAAGCCGCTCTTTGACTTCAAGTTGTCCATGGGCCGGAAGATCAAGGCGGAAGTCTTGGCCTCAACGCTGACGCAGTTGTCGGACCTCTTGGAAAACGGCGTACCGCTGCTCAATTCGCTCAAGTTACTGTCTGAGCAATGTGCCCACGAGCGGATGAAAGAAGTCCTCACGGCGATTCACGACCAAGTCGTCGAAGGGGCTCCGTTGGACGAGGCGTTTGCCCAACATCCTGAGGTGTTCGGTGAGTTGACGGTCAGCATGGTCCGTGCCGGTTCCGAAGGGGCATTTTTGGAAGACGCACTCAAGCGGACCGCTGACTTTTTGGAACTGCAGGAAGAAATGAAAAGCCGCGTCAAAGGGGCGATGGCTTATCCGGCATTCCTGGCAGCTGCTGGTTTCGTGGTCACAGTCGTGTTGATTGTGTTCTTCGTGCCGAAATTTGCGGAACTGTTTAAACAACTGGAGAAGCAAGGCGGATTGCCGACTCCCACCGTGGTGTTGTTGGCACTGAGTGATTTCCTCGGGCGGTGGGGCATCTTCTTAATTGCCGGACTGTTCGCCTTAGGGAGTTACGTGAAGAAACAGTTGGCCAAACCAGCTGGCCGACATTTAGTGGATCGCTGGAAATTAAAGATCCCCGTTGCGGGCAGCATTTTTCTGGGGTCAGCTGTTTCGCGGTTTTGCCGCGTGTTGGGCACGCTGCTGCGAAATGGAGTCCCGCTGCTACGAGCCTTGGAGATCAGCCAAGACTCAACAGGGAATTTGGTGTTGGCCGATGCGATCAAAGCTTCGGCGGAGAATATTTCTTCAGGCGACACACTGTCACAGCCACTGGGCGAATGTGGGCTGATTCCCAAACCGGTGATGGCCATGATCAAGATCGCCGAAGAATCGAACAACTTAGAGAACGTGTTAATCAATGTCGCGGACGGTATCGACCGCAAAATCGGACGTCAGATCGACATCATGGTACGGCTCGTCGAACCGACCATGTTGATGGTCATGGGCACGGTGATTTTGTTTGTACTGGTGGCTTTATTGCTGCCGGTATTCGACATGAGCGCAACGATGTAA
- a CDS encoding GspE/PulE family protein: MTSLDTAKEPLVLDARQLRIAREAQADDGRLDRAAAELGLPSEDAALQAVCATLGLELVDLANYDVDLSLLHEFDVKLIHRYSIFPIGRQDGSIIVATKDPFDLHALDAVGASTGVGVTPVVAAPDELNKLIKSNLGVGAETIDGLMAQREDAGGIEVLDELEWDQSEDAAMAQEASVVRLVNEILSEAVEARTSDIHLECQAKGMKLRYRIDGVLQRQPLPPELNRFQAAILSRLKIMAKMNIAEKRVPQDGRIKLRVSGREVDIRVSMIPMLHGEGVVMRVLDKDKMNFSLKGIGMDEDIYNQFQKLITLPHGIILVTGPTGSGKTTTLYSALNEIKNEENKIITTEDPIEYQLDGINQIQVHHKVGLTFAASLRAILRHDPDVVLVGEIRDQETAENAIQASLTGHLVFSTLHTNDAAGAFMRLVDMGVEPFLVSSTVEGVMAQRLVRTLCRECCEAYEPSKDELPDDFPMDLMREQGAQIFRPVGCRACRNAGYSGRVGLYELLRANEEIRNLATERMSSTIIKKAAIKAGMQSLRHNGWKKVLEGRTSVDEVLRVSKED; this comes from the coding sequence ATGACATCCCTAGACACCGCCAAAGAGCCGTTGGTCCTCGACGCTCGTCAGCTGCGCATCGCTCGAGAAGCGCAAGCCGACGACGGACGACTGGATCGCGCTGCCGCTGAGTTGGGTTTACCCAGCGAAGATGCGGCATTGCAGGCTGTTTGCGCCACGCTCGGGTTGGAACTCGTCGATCTCGCAAATTACGACGTCGATTTGTCGCTGCTCCACGAGTTCGATGTCAAATTGATTCATCGCTACAGCATCTTTCCGATCGGCCGCCAGGATGGCTCGATCATCGTCGCCACGAAAGACCCATTTGACCTGCACGCGTTGGATGCAGTCGGGGCATCGACCGGAGTCGGCGTCACGCCGGTTGTGGCGGCTCCTGACGAGTTGAACAAGCTGATCAAATCGAATCTGGGTGTCGGTGCCGAAACGATCGATGGCTTGATGGCGCAGCGTGAAGACGCGGGCGGCATCGAAGTTCTTGACGAATTGGAATGGGACCAGTCGGAAGACGCGGCGATGGCTCAAGAAGCCTCGGTCGTCCGGCTCGTTAACGAAATCCTCAGCGAAGCTGTTGAAGCTCGCACGAGTGATATTCACTTGGAATGCCAAGCCAAGGGCATGAAGCTGCGGTATCGCATCGACGGTGTGCTACAGCGTCAACCGCTCCCGCCGGAACTCAATCGTTTTCAAGCGGCGATCCTCAGCCGGTTGAAAATCATGGCCAAGATGAACATCGCCGAAAAACGCGTGCCGCAAGATGGGCGGATCAAGCTGCGTGTTTCGGGCCGCGAAGTCGATATTCGTGTTTCCATGATCCCCATGCTGCATGGCGAAGGGGTCGTCATGCGTGTTCTCGACAAGGACAAGATGAACTTCTCCTTGAAGGGCATCGGCATGGATGAAGACATCTACAACCAATTCCAAAAGCTGATCACACTGCCGCACGGAATTATTCTCGTCACTGGGCCAACCGGTTCAGGAAAAACGACGACACTCTACAGCGCGCTCAACGAAATTAAGAACGAAGAAAACAAGATCATCACCACCGAGGATCCAATCGAATATCAACTCGATGGGATCAACCAGATTCAGGTGCATCACAAAGTCGGGCTGACTTTCGCCGCCAGTTTGCGGGCGATCTTGCGGCACGATCCGGACGTGGTGCTCGTGGGTGAAATTCGGGACCAAGAAACCGCCGAAAACGCGATTCAAGCCTCGCTGACTGGCCACTTGGTCTTCAGCACCTTGCACACCAACGACGCCGCCGGCGCATTCATGCGTCTGGTCGACATGGGTGTCGAACCGTTTCTGGTCAGCAGTACGGTCGAGGGCGTGATGGCCCAACGTTTGGTGCGAACCCTCTGCCGCGAATGCTGCGAAGCTTACGAACCGAGCAAAGACGAATTGCCGGACGATTTCCCGATGGACCTGATGCGGGAACAAGGGGCTCAAATCTTTCGACCTGTTGGTTGTCGCGCTTGCCGTAACGCGGGGTACTCCGGGCGAGTTGGTTTGTACGAACTGCTGCGTGCCAATGAGGAAATCCGCAATTTAGCAACAGAGCGGATGTCGTCAACGATTATCAAAAAAGCGGCGATCAAAGCCGGCATGCAATCACTACGACACAACGGATGGAAAAAAGTGCTCGAAGGCCGGACCTCAGTGGATGAAGTCCTGCGTGTGAGTAAAGAAGACTAA